One segment of Leuconostoc lactis DNA contains the following:
- a CDS encoding ribose-phosphate diphosphokinase, which yields MPEPKLKLFSLSSNEPLAEKIAESVGVPLSEISVKRFADGEVQINIEESIRGDNVFVIQSTAAPVNDNLMELLIMIDALRRASANQINVVLPYYGYARQDRKARSREPITAKLVANMLERAGATRVLALDLHAAQIQGFFDIPMDHLQGAPLLADYLIESGIADKKNAVVVSPDHGGMTRARNLNNMLELEAPVAVIDKRRPKPNVAEVGSIVGDVKGKTAIMIDDMIDTAGTITQGAELIMEHGAKEVYVVASHAVFSGPAVERLQNSVFTKVIVTDSINLPEDKKFDKLEIVSVGELIGEAIRRINNNEAISSLFKNRFHRRSH from the coding sequence ATGCCAGAACCTAAATTGAAACTTTTTTCTTTAAGTTCAAATGAGCCACTTGCGGAAAAGATTGCTGAATCCGTGGGTGTCCCTTTGAGTGAAATATCTGTCAAGCGCTTTGCCGATGGTGAAGTACAGATTAACATTGAGGAAAGCATTCGTGGGGATAACGTCTTTGTTATCCAATCAACCGCTGCCCCAGTCAACGATAACTTGATGGAATTGTTGATTATGATTGATGCCTTGCGTCGCGCATCAGCCAACCAAATCAATGTGGTATTACCTTACTATGGCTATGCACGCCAAGACCGTAAGGCGCGTTCGCGTGAACCAATCACAGCCAAGCTTGTTGCCAATATGTTGGAACGAGCGGGCGCAACGCGGGTATTGGCGCTTGATTTACATGCAGCGCAAATTCAAGGTTTCTTCGATATTCCAATGGATCATTTGCAAGGCGCACCGTTGTTAGCCGACTATTTGATTGAATCTGGAATTGCGGACAAGAAGAACGCGGTGGTTGTGTCACCAGATCACGGGGGCATGACCCGTGCGCGTAACTTGAACAATATGTTGGAATTAGAAGCACCGGTAGCTGTCATTGATAAGCGCCGTCCCAAGCCAAATGTGGCCGAAGTCGGCAGCATTGTGGGCGATGTTAAAGGCAAGACAGCCATCATGATTGATGACATGATCGATACTGCTGGCACGATTACCCAAGGGGCCGAATTGATCATGGAACATGGGGCTAAAGAAGTGTATGTTGTTGCGTCACACGCCGTGTTCTCAGGACCAGCGGTTGAACGCTTGCAGAATTCTGTCTTCACAAAAGTGATTGTCACAGACTCAATCAACTTACCTGAAGATAAAAAGTTTGATAAATTAGAAATTGTTTCAGTTGGTGAACTGATTGGTGAAGCCATTCGCCGGATTAATAACAACGAAGCCATTTCATCACTATTTAAAAATCGTTTCCATCGTCGTTCACACTAA
- a CDS encoding HAD family hydrolase — MTAATQYRAVFFDFDGTLANTEKLAVYATQTAFAQMGLPVPTAAAIIQYQGIPIETSFPLLAQHPMDQTTLQQLFTAFRSAYQAGESVETIQAFSGIPELLTQLVAAGQQLFLMTSKKSAVAQRNLAILSLDKYFTAVYGSDRVVAYKPAPDGLQQALAEYQLSANEAVMVGDATFDIDAGNAAGMTTIAVTWGAHTRETLKQSEPDYLVATREALAEVLHK, encoded by the coding sequence ATGACGGCGGCGACGCAGTATCGGGCAGTTTTCTTTGATTTTGATGGCACCTTGGCCAATACAGAAAAATTAGCTGTGTATGCCACGCAAACCGCTTTTGCACAAATGGGTTTGCCAGTACCAACGGCAGCAGCCATTATTCAATATCAAGGAATACCAATCGAAACGTCGTTTCCATTGTTAGCACAGCATCCCATGGATCAGACGACGCTACAGCAGTTATTCACCGCTTTTAGATCGGCTTATCAAGCTGGCGAATCAGTTGAGACAATTCAGGCCTTTTCAGGGATCCCGGAATTGTTAACCCAATTAGTGGCTGCTGGACAGCAACTATTTTTGATGACGAGTAAAAAATCAGCGGTGGCGCAACGGAATTTGGCCATATTATCTTTGGACAAGTATTTTACGGCGGTATATGGTTCAGATCGCGTCGTAGCTTATAAACCAGCACCAGATGGGTTACAGCAAGCGCTAGCGGAATATCAATTATCTGCAAATGAAGCGGTGATGGTGGGCGATGCAACCTTTGATATCGACGCCGGGAATGCAGCTGGGATGACAACCATCGCAGTGACTTGGGGTGCGCATACACGAGAAACACTGAAACAATCCGAACCAGATTATCTGGTTGCGACACGGGAAGCGTTAGCAGAGGTACTACACAAATGA
- a CDS encoding Cof-type HAD-IIB family hydrolase, with amino-acid sequence MSEIKIVSIDIDGTLINDRHEITPEVKRAVQAAMAQGVKIVITTGRPLPGVQKILSELNITGSDQYVITYNGGLVQTADGQKTLFRQPLAVSEFQKINAFMTAQKIYVQVESHDAAYTTNHCIHPWASFENSLVNLPLFVLDSEAELEKIAFIKAIANAESDELDAVQAAVPKTISEHVNVIRSTANNLEFIDRQASKGNALLALADELGVSHDATMAIGDQANDYSMIEQAGIGVAMGNAIPSLKAIADYETASNNDSGVARAIEKFVLKS; translated from the coding sequence ATGTCAGAAATTAAAATTGTCTCAATTGATATTGACGGAACACTGATCAATGATCGTCACGAAATTACACCAGAAGTCAAGCGAGCTGTACAAGCAGCTATGGCACAAGGCGTGAAAATTGTCATTACGACGGGCCGACCATTACCTGGTGTCCAAAAGATCCTGTCAGAATTAAACATTACTGGATCGGATCAATATGTGATTACCTATAATGGTGGTCTCGTACAAACGGCCGATGGTCAAAAGACCTTGTTCCGGCAACCATTAGCGGTATCAGAATTTCAAAAAATTAATGCTTTTATGACGGCACAGAAAATCTATGTGCAGGTTGAATCACATGATGCGGCGTATACAACGAATCATTGTATCCATCCGTGGGCAAGCTTTGAAAATAGCTTGGTTAATCTCCCATTATTTGTGTTAGATTCAGAAGCTGAGTTAGAAAAGATTGCCTTTATTAAGGCGATTGCGAACGCGGAAAGTGATGAACTTGACGCTGTGCAAGCCGCGGTACCAAAGACAATTAGTGAACATGTTAATGTCATTCGCTCAACGGCGAATAATTTGGAATTTATTGATCGTCAAGCTTCAAAGGGTAATGCGTTATTAGCCCTTGCTGATGAATTGGGTGTATCCCATGACGCAACAATGGCGATTGGTGATCAGGCCAATGATTATTCCATGATTGAACAAGCTGGCATTGGCGTTGCGATGGGCAATGCGATTCCAAGTTTGAAAGCAATCGCCGATTACGAAACAGCAAGCAATAACGACTCTGGCGTGGCACGCGCCATTGAAAAATTTGTGCTTAAATCATAA
- a CDS encoding phosphoketolase family protein, which produces MVDFDSKEYLELVDKWWRATNYLSAGMIFLKSNPLFSVTNTPIQAEDVKVKPIGHWGTISGQTFLYAHANRLINKYDVNMFYIGGPGHGGQVMVTNAYLDGEYTEDYPEITQDLAGMSRLFKRFSFPGGIGSHMTAQTPGSLHEGGELGYSLSHAFGAVLDNPDQIAFAVVGDGEAETGPSMTSWLSSKFLNAKNDGAVLPILDLNGFKISNPTIFSRMSHEEITKFFEGVGYSPRFIENDDIHDYAKYHEIAAKVFDQAIEDILAIQKDARENGKYEDGTIPAWPVIIARLPKGWGGPRYDKNGDPIEDSFRAHQVPLPLDQNNLDTLPEFEEWMNSYKPEELFNADGSLKDEVKALAPKGDKRMSANPITNGGRRRGEAPKTLDLPDWRQFTNDITNENRGHELPKVTQNMDMTTLSAYLEEVTKLNPTSFRIFGPDETMSNRLWDLFNTTTRQWMEPTKFPNDQYVGPEGRIIDSQLSEHQAEGWLEAYTLTGRVGIFASYESFLRVVDSMVTQHFKWLRHASEQPWRNDYPSLNLIATSTAFQQDHNGYTHQDPGMLTHLAEKKSNFIREYLPADGNSLLAVQARAFSERQKVNLIVASKQPRQQWFTADEAEELATEGLKIIDWASTAPSGDVDITFASAGTEPTIETLAALWLVNQAFPEVKFRYVNVVELLRLQKKSEAYLNSERELSDDDFNKFFQADTPVIFGFHGFEDLVESFFFERKFRGDVYVHGYREDGDITTTYDMRVYSKLDRFHQAKEAAEILSANGKIDQAAADTFITKMDDILAKHYEVTRNEGHDIEEFTDWNWAPLK; this is translated from the coding sequence ATGGTAGATTTCGATTCAAAAGAGTACTTGGAACTCGTTGATAAGTGGTGGCGTGCAACCAACTATTTGTCAGCAGGGATGATCTTCTTGAAGAGCAACCCATTGTTCTCAGTTACTAACACACCAATCCAAGCCGAAGACGTTAAAGTTAAGCCTATCGGTCACTGGGGAACAATTTCAGGTCAAACTTTCTTGTATGCACACGCAAACCGTTTGATCAACAAGTATGACGTGAACATGTTCTATATCGGTGGTCCTGGACACGGTGGCCAAGTTATGGTTACTAACGCGTACTTGGATGGCGAATATACTGAAGATTACCCAGAAATCACACAAGATTTGGCTGGTATGAGCCGCTTGTTCAAGCGTTTCTCATTCCCTGGCGGAATCGGATCACACATGACAGCGCAAACACCGGGTTCATTGCATGAAGGTGGTGAATTGGGTTACTCATTGTCACACGCATTCGGTGCCGTTTTGGATAACCCAGACCAAATCGCTTTCGCCGTTGTTGGTGATGGTGAAGCTGAAACAGGTCCATCAATGACTTCATGGTTGTCATCAAAGTTCTTGAACGCTAAGAACGATGGTGCCGTGTTGCCAATTTTGGATTTGAACGGCTTCAAGATTTCAAACCCAACAATCTTCTCACGTATGAGCCATGAAGAAATCACAAAGTTCTTTGAAGGTGTTGGTTACTCACCACGCTTCATCGAAAACGATGATATTCATGACTACGCTAAGTATCACGAAATCGCTGCTAAGGTCTTTGACCAAGCGATCGAAGACATCTTGGCTATCCAAAAGGATGCGCGTGAAAACGGTAAGTATGAAGATGGTACAATCCCTGCATGGCCTGTAATTATTGCACGTTTGCCAAAGGGTTGGGGTGGTCCACGTTACGACAAGAACGGTGACCCTATCGAAGATTCATTCCGTGCGCACCAAGTGCCATTGCCTTTGGATCAAAACAACCTTGACACATTGCCAGAATTCGAAGAATGGATGAACTCATACAAGCCTGAAGAATTGTTCAACGCTGATGGTTCATTGAAGGACGAAGTGAAGGCACTTGCACCTAAGGGTGACAAGCGTATGTCTGCTAACCCAATCACTAATGGTGGTCGCCGTCGCGGTGAAGCACCTAAGACATTGGACTTGCCAGACTGGCGTCAATTCACAAACGACATTACTAACGAAAACCGTGGACATGAATTGCCAAAAGTAACGCAAAACATGGACATGACAACACTTTCAGCATACTTGGAAGAAGTTACTAAGTTGAACCCAACATCATTCCGTATCTTCGGACCTGATGAAACAATGTCAAACCGTTTGTGGGATCTCTTCAACACAACAACACGTCAATGGATGGAACCTACAAAGTTCCCTAACGATCAATACGTAGGACCTGAAGGTCGTATCATTGATTCACAATTGTCAGAACACCAAGCTGAAGGTTGGTTGGAAGCTTACACATTGACTGGTCGTGTTGGAATCTTCGCATCATACGAATCATTCCTACGTGTCGTGGACTCAATGGTTACACAACACTTCAAGTGGTTGCGTCACGCTTCAGAACAACCATGGCGTAATGATTACCCATCATTGAACTTGATTGCAACATCAACTGCCTTCCAACAAGATCACAACGGTTACACACACCAAGATCCAGGTATGTTGACACACTTGGCTGAAAAGAAGTCTAACTTCATCCGTGAATACTTGCCAGCCGATGGTAACTCATTGTTGGCTGTTCAAGCACGTGCCTTCTCAGAACGTCAAAAGGTTAACTTGATTGTTGCCTCAAAGCAACCACGTCAACAATGGTTTACTGCTGACGAAGCTGAAGAATTGGCTACAGAAGGTTTGAAGATCATCGATTGGGCATCTACTGCACCATCTGGTGATGTGGATATTACATTCGCATCAGCTGGTACAGAACCAACAATCGAAACTTTGGCTGCTTTGTGGTTGGTTAACCAAGCCTTCCCAGAAGTTAAGTTCCGCTATGTCAACGTTGTTGAATTGCTTCGTTTGCAAAAGAAGTCAGAAGCTTACTTGAACAGCGAACGTGAATTGTCTGACGACGACTTCAACAAGTTCTTCCAAGCTGATACACCAGTTATCTTCGGATTCCACGGCTTCGAAGACTTGGTTGAATCATTCTTCTTCGAACGCAAGTTCCGTGGTGATGTATACGTTCACGGTTACCGTGAAGATGGTGACATCACAACAACATACGACATGCGTGTTTACTCAAAGTTGGATCGTTTCCACCAAGCTAAGGAAGCTGCCGAAATCTTGTCAGCTAACGGTAAGATTGATCAAGCTGCTGCTGATACATTCATTACTAAGATGGACGATATCTTGGCAAAGCACTACGAAGTAACACGTAACGAAGGTCACGATATTGAAGAATTCACTGACTGGAACTGGGCACCTTTGAAGTAA
- the tpx gene encoding thiol peroxidase, translated as MDVLLEGEVTALVGEPLKVGETLPHFKLEDQDGEKVKTADLIGQLMLISVVPDLNTGTCTLQTRHFNQTVDQFEGIQFLTVSTNTVAEQRDWCAAEGVKNLRMLSDEQESFGYATKLYIPSQGFDARAVYIVDADGVVRYAQIVPEVSEEPDYDDALRVLRELQG; from the coding sequence ATGGACGTTTTATTAGAAGGTGAAGTTACAGCGCTTGTTGGGGAACCCTTAAAAGTTGGTGAAACATTACCACACTTTAAGTTGGAAGATCAAGACGGTGAAAAGGTTAAAACTGCTGATTTGATTGGGCAATTGATGTTAATTTCAGTTGTGCCTGATTTGAATACTGGCACATGCACATTGCAAACGCGCCACTTTAATCAAACAGTGGATCAATTTGAAGGGATCCAATTCTTGACAGTATCAACAAACACTGTTGCGGAACAACGTGACTGGTGTGCGGCTGAAGGCGTTAAGAACTTGCGGATGTTGTCTGATGAACAAGAATCATTTGGCTACGCAACCAAGCTCTACATTCCGTCACAAGGCTTTGATGCTCGCGCAGTTTACATTGTTGATGCTGACGGTGTTGTGCGTTACGCACAAATTGTACCAGAAGTATCTGAAGAGCCAGATTATGATGATGCACTACGCGTTTTACGTGAATTACAAGGGTAA
- the walK gene encoding cell wall metabolism sensor histidine kinase WalK, with translation MNSTISFFKSIRFRITLVFVLLMIIALELLGAFFVRQIEQQNLATFQQQITLPKYVTDQITTALKNPDTNAGNHEIQDVLSSLNNDNLQEAQVIDRTGTIRGTLSVSGQQTIGQKTTDLNAQKAISGEQSFLKTRIINDNGDRKELLTIPLGVTSDRVRDVSGVIVVAASLAPVYQHVNSVMRLFIIAGLIALIATIGLALFLAHTLTRPIEQIDEQTTKIANGDYSMVNHIYGSDEIGHLAQSVNELSTRVEESTETVNAERNRLDSVLTHMADGVLAANRRGEVTIINQAAADFVGVDREEAIGQHVVDLLHLRGKRTLRDMLENLNDFQVDLSDAGKEVVVQAYVSLIKRQSGFISGLVVVLHDITEQQRIDSERRMFVSNVSHELRTPLTSVRSYVDALAEGAINDPEMAQNFLGVVQDETQRMIRMINDLLELSRLDQGTMDVKLEVVNLNSLFNFVLNRFDMIIENDAKNADTPNKSYNIKREFTNEDVWVEVDPDKFTQVLDNIMNNAVKYSPDGGTITARLIKTKTRAILSISDQGLGIPRKDLDNIFNRFFRVDKSRSRAQGGTGLGLAISKEVVEKFNGRIWVDSVENKGSTFYISLAYVDDAELEEDDWDAE, from the coding sequence ATGAACAGTACGATCAGCTTTTTTAAATCTATTCGTTTTCGCATCACCCTTGTTTTTGTGTTGCTAATGATTATCGCACTCGAACTTTTGGGTGCGTTTTTTGTACGCCAAATTGAACAGCAAAATTTGGCGACTTTTCAGCAACAAATTACGCTACCCAAATATGTGACCGATCAGATTACAACGGCACTCAAAAACCCAGATACAAACGCGGGTAACCATGAGATTCAAGATGTGTTATCCAGTTTAAATAATGATAACTTGCAGGAAGCGCAAGTTATCGATCGTACAGGGACAATTCGTGGGACATTATCCGTTTCTGGTCAGCAAACTATTGGGCAAAAAACCACGGATTTAAATGCCCAAAAAGCGATTTCCGGCGAGCAATCTTTTTTAAAGACACGCATTATCAATGATAATGGTGATCGTAAGGAATTATTAACGATACCGTTAGGGGTGACGTCAGATCGTGTCCGTGATGTGAGTGGAGTTATCGTTGTTGCTGCCAGCTTGGCACCAGTTTATCAACATGTTAACAGCGTGATGCGGCTCTTTATCATTGCTGGCTTAATTGCTTTAATTGCCACCATTGGTCTGGCGCTGTTCTTGGCGCATACCTTAACGCGACCGATTGAACAAATTGATGAACAGACGACTAAAATTGCGAATGGCGACTATTCGATGGTCAACCATATCTATGGTTCTGATGAAATCGGTCATTTGGCCCAATCAGTTAATGAACTCTCCACGCGAGTCGAGGAATCCACCGAAACGGTCAATGCGGAGCGAAATCGACTGGATTCGGTGCTCACCCACATGGCGGACGGTGTTTTGGCAGCTAACCGGCGGGGTGAAGTGACGATTATTAACCAAGCGGCAGCAGATTTTGTCGGTGTCGATCGTGAAGAGGCGATTGGACAACATGTTGTGGATTTGCTACATCTACGTGGTAAGCGTACGTTGCGCGATATGTTGGAAAATCTGAATGATTTCCAGGTTGATTTGTCAGATGCCGGCAAAGAAGTTGTCGTCCAAGCTTATGTTTCCTTGATTAAAAGGCAGTCGGGCTTTATCTCTGGCCTAGTCGTGGTCTTACATGATATTACGGAACAACAGCGAATTGATTCCGAACGCCGCATGTTTGTTTCCAATGTGTCACACGAATTACGAACACCGTTGACCTCTGTGCGTTCTTATGTTGATGCACTGGCTGAAGGCGCGATTAATGATCCCGAAATGGCGCAAAACTTTTTGGGCGTGGTTCAGGATGAAACGCAACGCATGATTCGGATGATTAACGATCTGTTGGAGTTATCACGCTTGGATCAAGGGACGATGGATGTGAAACTTGAGGTGGTGAACCTCAATAGTCTGTTCAATTTTGTCTTAAATCGTTTCGATATGATTATTGAAAACGATGCTAAAAATGCTGACACACCAAACAAAAGCTACAACATTAAACGTGAATTCACCAATGAAGATGTTTGGGTTGAAGTGGATCCAGATAAGTTTACCCAAGTGTTGGATAATATCATGAATAACGCCGTGAAGTACTCGCCTGATGGCGGCACGATTACGGCACGTTTAATTAAAACTAAGACACGCGCAATTTTAAGCATTTCCGATCAAGGGCTGGGGATTCCACGAAAAGATTTGGATAATATTTTCAACCGCTTTTTCCGTGTGGATAAATCACGGTCACGTGCCCAAGGTGGCACTGGCTTAGGACTAGCAATTTCAAAAGAAGTTGTGGAAAAGTTTAATGGTCGTATCTGGGTTGATTCCGTTGAAAATAAAGGCTCTACCTTCTATATTTCGTTAGCGTATGTGGATGATGCCGAGTTAGAGGAGGATGATTGGGATGCGGAATAA
- the hisJ gene encoding histidinol-phosphatase HisJ, whose product MLLKKDGHTHTPFSHQNSDEPFDAYIERAIALGFDTYTITEHAPLLQDLTLPADYPVVSQDDLAQVKTETARLIAKYGDKIQIKRGLEVDYVVGQERQLRTFLRENRDWFDEIILAVHLLPDDSGDITPIDYSAELLTTRFATLLQDPQAFYRRYFETVAQSVEAVLGVDVPVAIGHLGLVKKFQKVLDLPDYADDIYRMIGDIFQMMQVRGYALEFNAAGLSEVENGATYPQFNVVTAARDMGIEVVYGSDAHQVSEVGRYFDDLAAVLQA is encoded by the coding sequence ATGCTATTAAAAAAAGACGGTCATACGCACACACCATTTTCACATCAAAATTCGGATGAACCGTTTGATGCCTATATTGAACGGGCGATTGCGTTGGGATTTGACACTTATACGATTACGGAACATGCACCGTTATTGCAAGACCTGACGTTGCCAGCTGACTATCCGGTGGTTAGTCAAGATGATCTTGCGCAGGTAAAGACTGAAACAGCACGGTTAATCGCCAAGTATGGGGATAAAATTCAAATCAAGCGCGGGTTAGAAGTGGACTATGTGGTGGGCCAAGAACGTCAATTGCGAACGTTTTTGCGAGAAAATCGCGACTGGTTTGACGAAATTATCCTAGCTGTTCATTTGCTACCGGATGATTCAGGCGACATCACACCCATTGATTATTCGGCAGAATTGTTGACGACACGCTTTGCCACGTTGTTACAAGACCCACAAGCATTCTATCGCCGCTATTTTGAAACGGTTGCGCAGAGTGTGGAAGCCGTTTTAGGGGTCGATGTACCGGTGGCGATTGGACATCTTGGACTAGTTAAAAAATTCCAAAAGGTGTTAGATTTGCCAGATTATGCGGACGATATCTATCGTATGATTGGGGACATTTTCCAAATGATGCAAGTACGCGGTTATGCGTTAGAGTTTAATGCGGCCGGTCTTAGTGAAGTTGAAAATGGCGCAACTTATCCGCAGTTTAATGTTGTAACGGCCGCCCGCGATATGGGCATTGAAGTAGTGTATGGTTCAGATGCCCACCAAGTGAGTGAAGTTGGTCGTTATTTTGATGACCTTGCAGCGGTTTTGCAAGCATGA
- a CDS encoding MFS transporter — MADFFKLDRNIQLRIVMMFITVAIGSSVGPNMTIYYVGYFGAFLTGILLVLVQVAGFLAGLYGGHLADLWGRKRVMIAGIGLMTLGYLLAAVMNSPLYINPYITFFGFLMASVGLSFASPAEEAMMIDVSTVKNRKFIYAMIYWVINLAVMIGAGLGGWFFKTARFQLLIGTAIGALISLIIVLVWITETLPKDKRPTHGQSVWAAVKSYRTVFSDRRYMKFMVASIGATVIFTSPDYYLAAHLSQTFHTIDIAGVEIFGQRMLSIVTMVNTFMIVLMMGMMTKLFKHWSEMKASAVGTALQGGSFAIMFLLTDFWPLMVFTVILTLGEMIVTPASQSLRAEMMNPEKIGAYSGFSAAIRPIGAILASGIVSASVLVGNVGAALLLLTATGISILFTYLAVLMLRENRTS; from the coding sequence ATGGCTGATTTTTTTAAACTTGATCGAAATATTCAATTACGCATTGTGATGATGTTTATTACAGTCGCGATTGGCTCCTCGGTCGGTCCCAATATGACAATTTATTATGTGGGATATTTTGGGGCTTTTTTGACGGGGATTTTGTTAGTCCTTGTCCAAGTGGCCGGTTTTCTGGCGGGCTTATATGGTGGTCACCTGGCGGATTTGTGGGGACGCAAGCGGGTCATGATTGCTGGGATTGGCTTGATGACATTAGGCTATTTACTAGCTGCCGTGATGAATTCACCGCTATATATTAATCCTTACATCACGTTTTTTGGTTTCTTGATGGCGAGTGTGGGGTTAAGTTTTGCCTCTCCAGCTGAAGAAGCGATGATGATTGATGTGTCGACGGTGAAAAATCGTAAGTTTATTTATGCCATGATTTATTGGGTCATCAATTTAGCGGTGATGATTGGCGCAGGACTTGGTGGTTGGTTTTTCAAAACGGCACGTTTTCAGCTCTTGATTGGCACCGCCATTGGGGCCTTAATTAGTCTCATCATTGTCCTCGTATGGATTACTGAGACCTTACCCAAGGACAAGCGGCCAACTCATGGCCAATCGGTTTGGGCGGCAGTGAAAAGTTACCGAACCGTGTTTTCAGACCGCCGCTATATGAAATTTATGGTCGCAAGCATTGGGGCAACGGTTATTTTCACGTCGCCAGATTATTATCTTGCCGCACATTTATCCCAAACATTCCACACGATTGATATCGCTGGTGTTGAGATTTTTGGGCAGCGGATGCTATCCATTGTGACTATGGTGAACACTTTCATGATTGTTTTGATGATGGGCATGATGACCAAACTATTTAAGCATTGGTCTGAAATGAAAGCGAGTGCGGTCGGTACAGCTTTACAGGGCGGCAGTTTTGCCATCATGTTCTTATTAACGGACTTTTGGCCACTTATGGTTTTTACCGTTATTTTGACACTTGGCGAAATGATTGTCACGCCAGCCAGTCAGTCTCTGCGTGCTGAAATGATGAACCCAGAAAAAATTGGCGCTTATAGTGGTTTTAGTGCTGCGATTCGGCCGATTGGTGCTATTTTAGCGTCGGGCATTGTGAGTGCGTCTGTTTTGGTTGGCAATGTTGGCGCCGCATTACTATTGCTCACGGCTACGGGGATCAGCATCTTGTTTACTTATTTAGCCGTGCTGATGTTACGCGAGAACCGAACAAGTTGA
- the yycF gene encoding response regulator YycF → MSKILVVDDEKPISDIIKFNLTKEGYDVVTAADGQEALTMFSDEKPDLVLLDQMLPEIDGVEVLRQIRSKSEIPVIMVTAKDSEIDKVLGLEMGADDYVTKPFSNRELVARVKANLRSRKAVAQHSDDAVVNTEDIELGDLTIHPQAYMVSKAGQDIELTHREFELLYYLAQHIGQVMTREHLLQQVWGYDYFGDVRTVDVTVRRLREKIEDNPSHPNWLATRRGVGYYLRPEAE, encoded by the coding sequence ATGAGTAAAATTTTGGTTGTGGATGATGAGAAGCCAATCTCAGATATCATAAAGTTTAATTTAACAAAAGAAGGCTATGATGTTGTCACGGCAGCGGATGGTCAAGAAGCCTTAACCATGTTCAGTGACGAAAAGCCAGATCTTGTTTTGTTAGATCAAATGTTACCCGAAATTGATGGCGTTGAAGTATTGCGTCAAATTCGTTCAAAGTCAGAAATTCCGGTCATTATGGTGACAGCCAAGGATTCTGAAATTGATAAAGTCTTGGGTCTAGAAATGGGTGCGGATGATTATGTGACGAAGCCTTTTTCTAACCGAGAATTAGTCGCACGTGTCAAAGCTAACTTGCGTAGTCGTAAGGCAGTTGCGCAACATTCAGATGATGCGGTCGTCAATACAGAAGATATTGAACTCGGTGATTTAACGATTCATCCGCAAGCCTATATGGTATCAAAGGCGGGGCAGGATATTGAATTAACACACCGTGAATTTGAACTGCTGTATTATCTTGCCCAACACATTGGGCAAGTGATGACCCGTGAGCACTTGTTGCAACAAGTATGGGGTTACGACTATTTTGGTGATGTCCGCACGGTCGATGTCACTGTCCGTCGCTTACGCGAAAAGATTGAAGACAACCCAAGTCACCCAAACTGGCTCGCAACGCGTCGCGGCGTTGGGTATTACTTACGCCCAGAAGCAGAATAA
- a CDS encoding NUDIX hydrolase — MSDHRADKLGEYWDVYNAQKERTGRTHRRGQQLQPGDYHLVTNGLIFNSKGDVLLQQRAFDKLSHPGIWTADTGGSVLVGETSQQALVRELFEELGLTVSADELVFIETLRYTDWIEDWYAIRLPDQPVAFQLQTAEMVAVRWVSFAEALANNTANGFDDNDLLHTAKARLF, encoded by the coding sequence ATGAGTGATCATCGCGCAGATAAATTAGGTGAATACTGGGACGTCTATAATGCGCAAAAAGAACGTACGGGACGAACGCATCGACGTGGCCAACAACTACAACCTGGGGACTACCATTTGGTGACTAATGGCTTGATATTTAATTCGAAGGGCGATGTGTTGTTACAGCAGCGTGCTTTTGACAAGTTGAGCCATCCTGGGATATGGACCGCTGATACGGGCGGGTCTGTTTTAGTTGGTGAGACAAGTCAGCAAGCTTTAGTGCGGGAATTATTTGAGGAGCTTGGGCTGACCGTTTCGGCTGACGAGCTGGTGTTTATTGAGACGTTGCGCTATACTGACTGGATTGAAGATTGGTATGCCATCAGATTACCGGATCAGCCGGTGGCCTTTCAATTACAAACCGCTGAAATGGTGGCGGTTCGTTGGGTGAGTTTCGCTGAGGCGCTGGCCAATAACACGGCAAATGGCTTTGATGATAACGACTTATTACACACAGCGAAAGCACGCTTGTTCTAA